The proteins below are encoded in one region of Antennarius striatus isolate MH-2024 chromosome 7, ASM4005453v1, whole genome shotgun sequence:
- the LOC137598390 gene encoding vitellogenin-1-like, whose protein sequence is MRAVVLALSLVLVTGQSFHFAPEFAPGKTFVYKYEAVMMSGMPADGLAKAGIKFSSKVFISADSENVYLLKLVEPEFYEFSGISSKDHFIRAEKLTASMAPQFATPIKFEYVNGVVGKIFAPEGVSTMVLNIYRGILNVFQMNIKKTHNVYELQEAGAQGVCKTLYAISEDEKAERILLTKTRDLNNCQEKIIKDLGLAYMVKCDNCQQNSKNLRGATAFNYVLKPVANGIMILEATVNELIQFSPFTEINGATQMQTRQILVFHEVQNVPLVAVEAQYFHHGSLKYEFSNEIFQMPIQLFKVNNVRQTLNDLVENTLERVREDAPQKFLELIQLLRSARYEDLEIMWNYCKKRPVYRQWFLDAIPAIGTAASLRFIKEKFMIDDLRVSEVAQALVASTHLVTANSETIKIFEALIDNNKIKENAVLSQIALLGFGTMVSKYCKEQAHCPSELLKPIQDLLAEAVTKQDIQAIILLLKVLGNAGHPTSLKPITKLLPIHGTAAVTLPMTVHADAIMALTNIAQTEPRMIQDLALQLYMDKALHPELRMLACIVLFETRPAIGLVTTLANIVKSEENLQVASFTFSHMKSMTKSTAAIHASLAAACNVAIKILSPKLNRLSLKYSKAIHMDIYKSPLMLGAASSTFFINDAATTLPRSFMTKTSAYIAGAAANVLELGIRTEGLQEALLKNPTLINNLDRMSKMKRVIKAISELRNIPARTPLASVYVKLFGQEIAFANFDKGVIDQVLAYISHPSIETITKSAFRYMMAGVSLNYVKPLLASEMRRIMPTAAGLPMELSLYTAAVAAAGVQVKFATSPAIPENFKLAHLLETDILLETEVKPSLAVNTFAVMGINTAMIQAGTMSKAKFNSILPAKITARLDIKEGNYKFEVLPVPENVAAVHFETFAVATNIEDLTAAKITPIISDQAVQSVSGEMHKSETDSSNAASTSQSSEIAFQAGAFSKPIIKPRMSKFDKKYCAKVFGFGLKCCLKVATDNAAFIRDIALYKLVGKHSVTLSLKPIGGEPIERLEMEIQIGPKAVEKLIEQINLSEEEITEVKPVLKKLMKILAPEMTNVTSTSSSSSSSSRHGISSSSSSATRHGSSSSRSSSSGSLRRSLRSSSASSLASFFSGSSSSSQASTHLSKQIVVDKFQKNHNKQAVNSQGPSVITSRSRSSGSSFEAVYRKNKFLGNDLVPTFSIIIRVILADKKVTGYQLAAYLDKPTARIQVILAPLSDENFKLCADGIMLSKHKVTAKITWGAECKQYDTLITAETGLVGPSPAVRLRVAWNKLPSAFKENAQKVYKKIPAFMTTGWIKTKDENSVKQLSLTLVATSSRTINIIWKTPTRSVYSLAWYLPISLPLEELKGLAPFDGFIDTAHFIITKAGTAECSMKKDALTTFNNKRFRNDMPLSCYQVLVKDCTDEMKFMVLQKKDKTGQNHVNVKVADIDIDLSQNNTEIIVKVNGVEIPFNNLPYHHLTAKILISQNRDGVSIYAPSLGLHEVFFDKDSLKVKVVDWMKGQTCGLCGKADGEVRQEFRTPNQRVTKNIVSFAHSWVMVADSCRDTSECRMRLETVQLENQTIFQGQESKCFSVEPVLRCLSGCFPVMTTALTVGFHCLPADSNSNLSVGLSSTIDKSIDLRETIVAHLACSCTAQCA, encoded by the exons ATGAGAGCGGTTGTGCTTGCCCTGTCTCTGGTCTTAGTGA CTGGACAGTCTTTTCATTTTG CACCTGAGTTTGCTCCTGGAAAAACATTTGTGTACAAGTATGAGGCAGTTATGATGAGTGGCATGCCAGCGGACGGTTTGGCCAAAGCTGGCATCAAATTCAGCAGTAAAGTTTTCATCAGTGCTGACTCTGAAAATGTATACCTCTTGAAG CTTGTGGAACCTGAGTTCTATGAGTTCAGTGGCATCTCATCCAAGGATCATTTTATCCGAGCGGAGAAGCTGACTGCGTCCATGGCACCTCAGTTTGCGACTCCCATCAAGTTTGAATATGTTAATGGTGTGGTTGGAAAAATCTTTGCCCCTGAAGGTGTTTCGACAATGGTGCTGAACATATACAGAGGCATCCTGAATGTTTTTCAAATGAACATAAAGAAGACACATAATGTCTACGAACTGCAGGAG GCAGGAGCTCAGGGTGTATGTAAGACACTCTATGCCATTAGTGAAGATGAAAAGGCTGAACGCATCCTACTGACAAAGACCAGAGATTTGAACAACTGTCAAGAGAAGATCATCAAGGATTTGGGGTTGGCATACATGGTTAAGTGTGATAATTGCCAACAG AATTCAAAGAACCTGAGAGGAGCAACTGCATTCAACTACGTCCTGAAGCCAGTTGCAAATGGTATCATGATCCTAGAGGCAACGGTAAATGAACTGATCCAGTTCTCACCTTTCACAGAGATAAACGGAGCCACTCAAATGCAAACCAG GCAAATTCTGGTCTTCCACGAGGTTCAGAATGTCCCTCTAGTAGCTGTTGAAGCTCAGTATTTTCACCATGGGTCCCTAAAGTATGAGTTTTCCAATGAGATTTTCCAGATGCCCATTCAGCTCTTCAAGGTCAACAAT GTTAGGCAGACTCTGAATGATCTGGTTGAAAATACTCTTGAGAGAGTCCGTGAAGATGCCCCTCAGAAGTTTTTGGAACTGATTCAGCTCCTCCGTTCTGCCCGCTATGAGGACCTGGAAATAATGTGGAACTATTGTAAAAAAAGACCTGTCTACAG acAATGGTTTTTGGATGCCATCCCTGCAATTGGAACTGCTGCTTCTTTGAGATTCATCAAGGAGAAGTTCATGATTGATGACCTAAGAGTTTCTGAAGTAGCTCAGGCTTTAGTTGCATCTACTCACCTGGTGACAGCCAACTCTGAGACCATCAAGATATTTGAG GCTTTGAtagacaacaacaaaattaaGGAGAATGCAGTTCTCAGTCAAATTGCCCTCCTTGGTTTTGGCACCatggtttcaaaatactgtaaGGAGCAGGCCCACTGTCCTTCAGAacttttaaag CCAATCCAGGACCTCCTTGCAGAGGCTGTTACAAAGCAAGATATTCAGGCAATCATCCTCCTTCTTAAGGTTTTGGGTAATGCTGGCCATCCTACCAGCCTGAAGCCCATTACAAAGCTCCTGCCCATTCACGGTACTGCAGCAGTAACTTTGCCTATGACAGTCCATGCTGATGCCATCATGGCTTTGACGAATATTGCACAGACGGAGCCCAGAATG ATCCAAGATTTGGCTCTTCAGCTCTACATGGACAAGGCTCTCCACCCGGAGCTTCGTATGCTTGCATGCATTGTGTTGTTTGAGACAAGGCCTGCAATTGGTCTGGTTACAACTCTTGCCAACATTGTGAAGTCAGAGGAGAACCTGCAGGTAGCAAGCTTCACTTTTTCTCACATGAAGTCTATGACAAAGAGCACAGCTGCAATCCATGCATCCCT TGCTGCAGCTTGCAATGTTGCTATCAAAATCCTGAGCCCAAAGCTTAACAGGCTGAGTTTAAAATACAGCAAAGCCATTCACATGGATATATATAAAA GTCCCTTGATGTTAGGTGCTGCTTCCAGCACCTTCTTCATCAACGATGCTGCCACCACCCTACCAAGATCTTTCATGACCAAGACCAGTGCATACATAGCTGGCGCTGCTGCTaatgttctggag CTTGGAATCAGAACTGAGGGACTCCAGGAGGCTCTTCTGAAAAATCCCACATTAATTAACAATCTTGACAGGATGAGCAAAATGAAGCGTGTCATCAAGGCG aTCTCTGAGTTGAGAAATATTCCTGCCAGGACACCTCTGGCTTCTGTCTATGTCAAACTCTTTGGACAAGAAATTGCTTTTGCCAACTTTGACAAAGGCGTTATTGATCAGGTCCTTGCG TACATTAGTCATCCCTCAATTGAAACGATCACAAAGTCCGCCTTCAGGTATATGATGGCAGGGGTGTCCCTCAACTATGTAAAGCCTTTGCTGGCCTCTGAGATGAGGCGCATCATGCCAACTGCTGCTGGTCTTCCGATGGAGCTCAGTCTATACACCGCTGCTGTGGCTGCTGCAGGTGTTCAGG tcAAATTTGCCACATCACCAGCTATTCCAGAAAACTTCAAGCTTGCTCACCTTCTGGAAACGGACATCCTGTTGGAGACTGAGGTCAAACCAAG TCTTGCTGTGAATACATTTGCTGTGATGGGAATAAACACTGCTATGATCCAGGCTGGCACAATGTCTAAAGCAAAATTCAACTCCATTTTGCCTGCTAAAATCACGGCAAGATTGGATATAAAGGAGGGCAACTATAAGTTTGAAGTTCTGCctgttcctgaaaatgttgcagcTGTGCA TTTTGAAACTTTTGCTGTGGCCACAAATATTGAGGATCTTACTGCTGCTAAAATCACACCCATCATCTCTGATCAAGCCGTACAATCTGTCTCAGGAGAAATGCACAAATCTGAGACAGATTCATCTAATGCTGCTAGTACT TCACAATCCTCTGAGATCGCTTTCCAAGCTGGGGCATTCTCCAAACCCATTATAAAACCCAGGATGTCTAAGTTTGACAAGAAGTACTGTGCCAAAGTATTTGGATTTGGACTGAAGTGTTGTTTAAAGGTTGCCACAGACAACGCAGCTTTCATCAGAGACATTGCCCTCTACAAACTGGTTGGAAAGCACTCTGTTACTCTGTCTCTCAAACCAA TTGGTGGGGAACCAATTGAGAGACTGGAGATGGAGATTCAAATTGGACCAAAGGCTGTAGAAAAGCTCATTGAACAGATTAATCTGAGTGAAGAAGAAATCACTGAGGTGAAACCAGTCCTGAAGAAGCTGATGAAAATCCTAGCTCCTGAAATGACAAATGTTACCTCAACCTCCTCTTCAAGTTCCAGCAGCTCTCGGCACGGCATCTCATCCTCTTCCAGTTCTGCCACAAGACacggaagcagcagcagcagaagcagctcCTCCGGGTCTCTGAGGAGATCTTTGAGGTCCAGCTCTGCATCCAGCCTAGCATCGTTCTTCAGTGGGAGCTCAAGTTCTTCTCAAGCCAGCACTCATCTCTCAAAG CAAATAGTTGTTGACAAGTTCCAGAAGAACCACAACAAGCAG GCTGTTAATTCTCAAGGCCCTTCGGTAATAACTTCCAGGAGCAGAAGCAGTGGCTCAAGTTTTGAGGCTGTGTACAGAAAG AATAAATTCCTTGGCAATGACCTAGTTCCTACTTTTTCCATCATCATCCGTGTCATCCTAGCTGACAAAAAGGTGACGGGATACCAGCTGGCAGCCTACCTGGACAAACCTACTGCCAGAATTCAGGTCATATTGGCTCCCCTGTCTGATGAAAACTTTAAGTTGTGTGCTGATGGAATTATGCTCAGCAAGCACAAAGTCACG GCTAAAATCACCTGGGGAGCAGAATGCAAACAATACGACACCCTTATAACAGCAGAGACTGGTCTTGTTGGCCCAAGTCCTGCAGTTCGCTTGAGGGTGGCCTGGAACAAACTACCTTCTgcttttaaagaaaatgcacaGAA GGTGTACAAAAAAATTCCTGCCTTCATGACGACCGGCTGGATCAAAACAAAGGATGAAAACAGTGTCAAGCAGCTCTCACTCACCCTGGTTGCCACATCGAGCAGGACCATTAACATCATTTGGAAAACACCAAcg CGCAGTGTCTACAGCCTGGCTTGGTATCTTCCAATCTCTTTGCCACTAGAAGAATTAAAAGGTCTTGCTCCATTTGATGGATTCATTGATACAGCCCACTTTATCATCACAAAGGCTGGCACAG CTGAATGTAGCATGAAGAAAGACGCACTAACCACGTTCAACAACAAGAGATTCAGGAATGATATGCCGTTGTCTTGCTACCAGGTTCTGGTGAAGGATTGTACTGATGAGATGAAATTCATGGTTCTTCAGAAGAAAGATAAGACTGGACAGAATCATGTCAATGTGAAAGTTGCTGACAT TGATATCGACTTGTCCCAGAATAACACTGAAATAATTGTGAAGGTCAATGGAGTGGAAATACCCTTCAACAACCTGCCATACCACCATCTCACAG CTAAAATCCTGATCAGTCAAAATCGTGATGGCGTCTCTATATATGCTCCAAGTCTTGGTCTTCATGAAGTTTTCTTTGACAAGGACTCATTGAAG GTTAAagtggtggactggatgaagggaCAAACATGTGGACTCTGTGGAAAGGCTGATGGGGAAGTCAGACAGGAGTTTCGTACACCCAACCAACGTGTCACCAAGAATATAGTCAGTTTTGCTCATTCCTGGGTTATGGTAGCTGACAGTTGCAGAGACACTTCtg AATGCCGTATGAGACTTGAAACTGTGCAACTGGAGAATCAGACGATCTTCCAAGGCCAGGAGTCCAAATGTTTTTCAGTTGAGCCTGTGCTGCGTTGCCTGAGTGGCTGCTTCCCTGTAATGACCACTGCCTTAACTGTTGGCTTCCACTGCCTGCCTGCTG ATTCTAACTCAAACCTCTCTGTGGGCTTGAGCAGCACCATTGACAAGAGTATTGACCTGAGGGAAACGATTGTAGCCCACCTGGCCTGCAGCTGCACAGCTCAGTGTGCTTAG
- the LOC137599428 gene encoding vitellogenin-2-like: MRVLVLALAVALTAGYQFNLAPEFAIGKSYVYKYEAYLSGGLPEEGLARAGVKIQSKVFMSAVAVDTLMLKLVDPEIFEYSGIWPKDAFIPATKLTSALLAQLTTPIKFEYTNGVVGRMYAPAGVSETVMNIYRGLLNIFQLKIKKTQNVYELQEPGVQGTCKTHYVISEDTKADRILLTKTKDLNQCQEPIIKDVGLAYLQTCPECLANGKALKGASAIKYTMKPAATGALILEASSSELIQFSPFNIINGAAQMEAKQLLTFLEIQSHTVQPIKADYLPRGSLQYEFATELLQTPIQLLRIRNAEAQIIEVLNHLVTFNEVKVHDDAPLKFIELVQLLREVRYESIQTLWTQYGQRPDYRHWILSALPAVGNHVTLRFIKEKYLSDELNEADATLALIASVHMVTADLEAIRIVESLISNRKVQERTIPREVVMLGYGTLVYKYCVENPTCPSELLRPILDITLNAVAQADHDRLVIALKVLGNAGHPGTLKTIMKLLPNFGTAAASLPKIVHINAVLAMRNIAKKEPKLVQDVAIQIFLDKTLSSELRMVAAMVLFETKLPMGLVTVLADTVLKDSNLHVGSFVYTYMKAMTKNTSPDLASVAAACNVAVKLLSPKFERLSSRYSRTFYLDVYQNPWLMGAAASAFYINDAATLMPKAVLAKARTYLAGAYADVLEVGVRTEGIQETLLKIPALPENADRITKMREAMKALSQWRADPKSKPLASLSVKFFGQEVGFVNVDKAVVDDMIELFSEQQIQKDKRELLKLLQSGFAMHYVKPLLLAEVRRILPTAVGLPMELSFYTSAVAATSLEFHAKVTPPLQQNFHLSQLLNSDISLRAAVSPSLAVHTFAVMGVNTALLQATVVSRGKVYTIVPAKIEANLDRIKGNFKLHLVPVENIDKIASVLVDTYAVARNVEDLPAVKLTPMIPATWPSKPIIESSLFSGLASSLAGDMSTSSEIIRNDLPNQDPRTPKIPKAYERKVCALLESFGVKACTMIQSRNALFIRDSPLYAIVGNHVVWVEVSRVSDPVIEKIEIEIQVGKEAAQKIVKIINQSGEELLEDGNVLMKLKKILVPGPKNRTASISSSSSESEQSLSSSILSSGSSSRRKSKMIDGVSSSISSSSSLSRDSSSSSVLSKEVYEMQFTKNHAHQHSIITNQGNGRSSASSFESIYNKDKFLANVVDPTVTILIRPVRADQKVDGYQIAAYYDKVNYRVQLIIANLVPNNHWRMCADGVMLSQHKLMAKVDWGLECKQYQTEITAETGRVGKDNALRMKLKWDKLPSDMKRYAEQVSDYMSKVAVELGVNLAKANNPQKEIKLSVAITSDTRVNFELKTPRRTWSKFGMKLPISLPFGDTAAEIETMQDSWTDKIIYMVTKAHAAECILKNDKVITFNNRKFRNEIPNSCYQVLAQDCSPELKFIVLLRKDQGQDNNQINVKIADIDVDLLIRNNNILVNINGVEIPLANLPYQHPTAQIQIRRRGDGIALHAPSHGLQEIMFDINALKVKIVDWMRGQTCGLCGKADGEIRQEFLTPNKRIVDNAVSFAHSWVLSGKSCRDASECFMNLQSVKLEQQLIFHGQESKCFSVEPVLRCLSGCVPVRTTAVTVGYHCVPADSNLNSDGLSSILEKSIDLRETAEAHLSCSCTAQCS; the protein is encoded by the exons CCCCAGAATTTGCCATTGGAAAGTCGTACGTGTACAAATATGAGGCATATCTCTCGGGCGGCCTACCCGAAGAGGGTCTGGCACGAGCTGGAGTGAAAATTCAAAGCAAAGTTTTCATGAGTGCAGTGGCTGTTGACACACTGATGCTGAAG CTTGTTGACCCTGAAATCTTTGAGTACAGTGGTATCTGGCCCAAGGATGCTTTCATTCCTGCAACCAAACTCACCTCAGCACTGCTTGCTCAGCTCACAACACCTATCAAGTTTGAGTATACTAATGGCGTTGTCGGCAGGATGTATGCACCGGCTGGTGTCTCTGAAACCGTGATGAACATCTACAGGGGACTCCTCAACATCTTCCAGCTGAAAATCAAGAAGACCCAGAATGTCTATGAGCTGCAAGAG CCTGGTGTTCAGGGTACATGCAAGACCCACTATGTCATCAGTGAGGATACAAAGGCTGACCGCATTCTGTTAACAAAGACCAAGGACCTTAACCAATGCCAGGAGCCTATCATTAAGGATGTTGGCTTGGCTTATCTGCAGACCTGCCCTGAGTGTTTGGCT AATGGAAAGGCCCTGAAGGGAGCATCTGCTATTAAATACACCATGAAACCTGCAGCCACTGGCGCTCTGATCTTGGAAGCAAGTTCTTCTGAACTCATCCAGTTCTCTCctttcaacatcatcaatggcGCTGCCCAGATGGAGGCAAA GCAACTCCTGACCTTCCTTGAaatccagtcacacacagtaCAGCCCATCAAAGCTGACTATCTGCCCCGTGGATCTCTGCAATATGAGTTTGCCACTGAGCTTCTCCAGACACCCATCCAGCTTCTGAGGATCAGAAATGCTGAGGCTCAG ATCATTGAGGTTTTGAACCACCTGGTGACCTTCAATGAAGTTAAGGTACATGACGACGCCCCTCTGAAGTTCATCGAGCTCGTCCAGCTGCTGCGTGAGGTCAGATATGAGAGTATTCAGACCTTGTGGACACAGTACGGCCAAAGACCTGATTACAG GCACTGGATCCTGAGCGCTCTTCCCGCAGTTGGCAATCATGTTACTCTGCGTTTCATCAAAGAGAAATACCTTTCAGATGAGCTGAATGAAGCTGATGCTACTCTAGCTCTGATTGCATCTGTCCACATGGTGACAGCTGACCTGGAAGCCATCCGAATTGTTGAG AGTCTGATCTCAAACAGAAAGGTACAAGAACGCACAATTCCCCGTGAGGTTGTCATGCTTGGCTATGGTACACTTGTATATAAATACTGTGTGGAGAACCCAACTTGCCCGTCTGAGCTTTTGAGG CCAATCCTTGACATTACCTTAAATGCTGTTGCCCAAGCTGACCATGACAGGCTTGTCATTGCTCTTAAAGTTCTGGGTAACGCTGGGCATCCCGGCACCCTCAAAACTATCATGAAGCTCCTGCCCAACTTCGGCACTGCTGCTGCTAGTCTGCCAAAAATAGTTCACATTAATGCTGTTCTGGCCATGAGGAACATTGCCAAGAAGGAACCCAAGTTG GTCCAGGACGTAGCTATTCAGATCTTCTTGGACAAGACTCTCTCTTCAGAGCTTCGTATGGTTGCTGCTATGGTATTATTTGAGACCAAGCTGCCAATGGGTCTGGTCACAGTTCTTGCTGATACTGTGTTGAAAGACAGCAATCTGCATGTTGGTAGCTTTGTCTACACCTACATGAAGGCCATGACCAAGAACACTTCCCCTGACTTGGCCTCTGT TGCTGCTGCATGTAACGTTGCTGTGAAGCTCCTCAGCCCCAAATTTGAGAGACTGAGCTCCCGCTACAGTAGAACATTCTATCTCGATGTGTACCAGA ACCCCTGGTTGATGGGTGCTGCTGCGAGTGCCTTTTACATCAACGATGCTGCAACTCTTATGCCAAAAGCAGTCCTGGCTAAAGCTCGTACCTACCTGGCAGGAGCTTATGCAGATGTTCTTGAG GTTGGAGTGAGAACTGAGGGAATCCAGGAGACTTTGCTGAAAATCCCTGCACTTCCTGAGAATGCTGATCGAATCACCAAAATGAGAGAAGCTATGAAGGCT TTGTCTCAGTGGAGGGCCGATCCAAAGAGCAAGCCCCTAGCCTCTCTTTCCGTGAAGTTCTTTGGGCAGGAAGTTGGATTTGTAAACGTTGACAAAGCTGTGGTCGATGACATGATTGAG CTTTTTTCCGAACAACAAATTCAAAAGGATAAAAGAGAGTTATTGAAATTACTGCAGTCTGGTTTTGCAATGCATTATGTTAAACCATTGCTGCTTGCTGAGGTTCGTCGAATTCTTCCCACTGCTGTTGGTCTGCCAATGGAGCTCAGTTTCTACACTTCCGCAGTAGCTGCTACTTCTTTGGAAT TTCACGCCAAGGTGACACCACCTCTGCAACAGAACTTCCATCTGTCCCAGCTTTTGAACTCTGATATCAGCTTGAGGGCCGCCGTTTCACCAAG TTTGGCAGTGCATACCTTCGCAGTTATGGGAGTGAATACTGCTCTCCTTCAGGCCACTGTGGTCTCAAGAGGCAAAGTTTACACAATTGTTCCTGCGAAGATTGAAGCAAACCTTGACAGGATCAAGGGCAACTTCAAGCTTCATTTGGTGCCTGTTGAAAACATCGACAAGATTgcatctgtact TGTTGACACCTATGCTGTTGCAAGAAATGTGGAAGACCTCCCAGCTGTCAAACTCACACCAATGATTCCTGCAACATGGCCATCAAAGCCCATCATCGAGTCCTCATTGTTTTCTGGTCTAGCATCCTCTCTGGCTGGTGATATG TCAACATCATCTGAAATAATTCGTAATGACTTGCCAAATCAAGATCCCAGGACACCGAAAATTCCCAAGGCATATGAACGGAAAGTGTGTGCTCTTCTTGAAAGCTTTGGAGTCAAGGCATGCACTATGATCCAATCTCGCAATGCCCTGTTCATCAGAGATAGCCCCCTCTATGCCATTGTGGGAAATCATGTTGTCTGGGTAGAGGTTTCTCGAG TTTCTGATCCAGTCATCGagaaaattgaaattgaaattcagGTGGGAAAGGAAGCAGCCCAAAAGATTGTGAAAATTATTAACCAGAGTGGGGAAGAGCTTTTGGAAGACGGAAATGTGCTGATGAAACTAAAGAAAATCCTTGTTCCTGGACCAAAGAACAGAACAGCCTCCATTTCCAGCTCTAGCTCTGAGAGCGAACAATCCCTTTCCTCATCCATTCTTTCATCCGGCTCCTCCTCCCGTCGCAAGAGCAAGATGATTGATGGTGTCAGCAGTTCCATCAGCTCCTCTAGCAGCCTGTCAAGGGACTCCTCAAGTTCCAGTGTCTTGTCCAAG GAGGTGTATGAGATGCAGTTCACCAAAAACCATGCTCACCAG CATTCCATCATCACAAACCAAGGCAACGGCAGAAGCAGTGCATCAAGCTTTGAATCTATCTACAACAAG GACAAGTTCCTCGCAAATGTTGTTGATCCTACCGTGACCATTCTCATCCGTCCCGTGAGAGCGGACCAGAAGGTTGATGGATACCAGATCGCCGCTTATTATGACAAAGTCAATTACAGAGTGCAGCTCATTATTGCCAACTTGGTCCCAAATAACCATTGGAGGATGTGCGCCGATGGTGTCATGCTGAGTCAGCACAAGTTAATG gcCAAGGTTGACTGGGGACTTGAGTGCAAACAATATCAGACTGAAATCACTGCTGAGACTGGTCGTGTGGGTAAAGACAATGCACTTCGCATGAAGCTGAAATGGGACAAACTTCCAAGCGATATGAAGCGCTACGCTGAGCA GGTCTCTGATTATATGTCAAAGGTTGCTGTTGAACTTGGAGTAAACCTTGCAAAGGCCAACAATCCTCAGAAGGAGATCAAACTGAGTGTGGCCATTACTTCTGACACAAGAGTGAATTTTGAGCTGAAGACACCAAGG AGAACCTGGTCCAAATTTGGTATGAAGCTCCCGATTTCTCTGCCATTTGGCGACACTGCTGCTGAAATTGAAACAATGCAAGACAGTTGGACTGACAAGATCATCTACATGGTAACCAAGGCTCATGCAG CTGAGTGCATTTTGAAGAACGACAAAGTGATCACATTTAACAACAGGAAATTCAGGAACGAGATACCCAACTCTTGCTACCAAGTTTTAGCTCAGGATTGCAGCCCAGAACTGAAATTCATCGTACTGCTGAGGAAAGACCAAGGGCAGGATAATAATCAGATCAACGTGAAGATTGCAGACAT tgatgttgacttgttgatTAGGAACAATAACATCCTGGTGAACATTAATGGAGTTGAAATCCCTCTCGCGAACCTGCCTTATCAACATcccacag CCCAAATCCAGATCAGAAGAAGAGGTGACGGCATTGCTCTCCATGCCCCAAGCCATGGTCTTCAGGAGATTATGTTTGATATCAATGCACTGAAG GTTAAAATTGTGGACTGGATGAGGGGACAGacctgtggactctgtggaaAGGCTGATGGTGAAATCAGACAGGAGTTCCTTACACCCAACAAACGCATTGTCGATAACGCCGTCAGCTTTGCTCATTCCTGGGTTCTGTCTGGAAAGTCCTGCCGTGATGCCTCTG AATGTTTCATGAACCTTCAATCCGTAAAGCTGGAGCAGCAGTTGATCTTCCATGGCCAAGAATCCAAATGCTTCTCTGTTGAGCCTGTGCTGCGTTGTTTGAGTGGCTGCGTTCCTGTCAGGACCACCGCTGTAACTGTCGGTTACCACTGTGTGCCTGCTG ATTCTAACTTAAACTCTGATGGTCTGAGCAGCATCCTTGAGAAGAGTATTGACCTGAGAGAAACAGCTGAAGCCCACCTGTCCTGCAGCTGCACTGCTCAGTGCAGTTAG